The genomic window CGCGGGAGACGCAGGATGCGGCGATCGACGGGTCGCTCAACATCGGCGGCTACGACCGGGCGACCGGTGGGCAACTGGCGTACGCGCGGGTCGTGACCGACGGGGTCACCTTCGCGTGGCTGTGCGATGTGATCGTCGACCCCGGCGCGCGCGGCGACGGCATCGGGGTCGCGCTCGTGGACTTCACGCTCGCCGAACTCGACCGTCGAGGCGTCCGCCGTGTCGTGCTGCGCACGGGCGACGCGCACGAACTCTACCGACGGTACGGATTCGGGCCGATCGAACGACCCGACGACTGGATGGCGCGGACCCGCGCCTGATCACTCGGGCGGCGCCGCCGGCGCCTGCACCGACTCCTTCCGGCACCGTGGTGACCGGATGCCCCGGCCGACCCGGGCTTGACCGCTCGAGCGCGGCGAGCCGCTCGTCATGACGAACCCGCCGGTAGGCTCGACCGCGTGCCGACCGCCGCCGAAACCGTCCGGGTGCGCGTGCTGGGCCCGGTGCGCGTCGCCGATGCCGACGGCAGGCTCGTAGAGCCGCCCGGCGCGCGGCTGAAGGCCCTCGTCGTCGCCCTCGTCGTGCTCCCCCGGCACCCCGGCGGCGCGATGTCGGACCCAGTGTCGACGGCCGGGCTCATCGACGAACTCTGGGGCGACGAGCCACCTCGCGACAGCCGCGCCGCGCTCCAGACGCTCGTGTCGCGGTTGCGGCGGATCGCGCCGTCTCTCGTCGTGTCGACGGCCGCGGGATACGCGCTCGGCGCCTCCGCCGACGAGGTCGACCTGTTGCGCGCCGAGGCGGCCGCCACCGGGGCCGCAACCGACGGCGGACTCGGCGGCGGAGCCGGACTCGACGCCGCGCTGGCGCTCTGGCGGGGCGATCCGGGTGCCGATCTGGGCGAGGCCCCCGTCGTCTCGGTGCTCGCCGACCGTGCCGGCGCGGTCCGCGACGAGCTCCTCGAAGCGCGGGCTCGGGCGCGTGCCGCGGCCGGCGACCACGACGGGGCGCTCGCCGACCTCGAACCGCTGCTCGCGGCGCATCCGTTCGACGAGCAGCTCGCGCGAAGGCACCTCGAATGGCTCGCGGCATCCGGTCGCGGCGCGGAGGCGGCGGCGGCGTTCGCGACGTTCCGCGCCCGACTGGCCGACCAGTACGGCACCGATCCCGGTCCTGAGCTCATCGCCGCGCACGCGCGGATCCTTCGCGACGCCGGCTCACCGCCGGCCGGCGCCGACCCTGAGATGCCTGTCCGCATCGGGCTGCGCTCGGCGCCCAACGAGCTCATCGGTCGCGGCGACGACCTCGATCGCGTGCGCGAGCTCCTCGCCGCGCACCGGCTCGTCACCCTGCTCGGTGCCGGGGGGCTCGGGAAGACGCGCCTCGCGCAGGCTGTGGCGGCGAGCTCGACCGCGCCGGCCGTCGTCGTGGTCGAGCTCGCGAGCATCCGCACGGATGACGACGTCGCACTCGCGCTCGCCACGACGCTCGGCGTGCGCGACTCGGGTACCGCGACGCGGCTCGCCGACGGACGTGCGCCCGACGTCCGGCGGCGCATCGTCGACGAGCTGGCCGAGCGGCCGACCCTGCTCGTGCTGGACAACTGCGAGCAGGTGATCGGCGGTGCAGCGCAGTGGGTGTCGGAACTGCTCGCCGACGCGCCGGAGCTCCGCGTCCTCACGACCAGCCGCAGTCCGCTCGCGATCGGGGCCGAGCACGTGTACCCCCTGTCGCCCCTCTCCTCTGCGCCCTCCTCGGCATCGCCCGACGAGGTCCCGCCCGACGCAGCCCCGCCCGGCGGGGCGGCGCACGATGCCGCCGGCCCGGCCGTGCGGCTGTTCCTGGAGCGCGCGCGTGCGGTCCGCCCGACCGCAGACCTCCCCGTCGACGCCGTGGCCCGACTGTGCGATCGCCTCGACGGGCTGCCGCTCGCGATCGAGCTCGCCGCCGCGCGCATCCGATCACTGACGGTGGAGCAGATCGAGACCCGGCTCGCGAACCGGTTCGCGCTGCTCGACACGGGCGACCGTGCGGCGCCTGAGCGCCAGCGCACGCTGCTGGCCGTCATCGAGTGGAGCTGGGCGCTGCTCTCGCCCGGCGAGCGCCGCGCCCTGTTGCGCCTGTCGTGGTTCGTCGACGGGTTCGACCTCGATGCGGCGTCGGCGGTGCTGGCGCCGGACGACGCGTTGCGCGCCGTCGACGGCCTCGTCGGGCAGTCGCTGCTCGGCGTGCGCGAGGACGCCGCGGGCGCGGTCCGCTACCGGATGCTCGAGACGGTGCGCGAGTTCGGCCGGATGCGCCTCGCGGAGGACGCGGCCGAACAGGACGCGGTCGCCGGCGCCGTCGACTCGTGGGCCGTCGCGCTCTGCCGCCGCGCGGTGGTCCGGTTGCGCGACCGCCGCCAGCTCGAGGCGATGGCCGAACTGGTCCGCGAGGAGGACAACCTCGTCGACGTGATGCGGGGGGCGATCGAACGCCGTGCCGCCCCCGTCGTCTTCGACGTGTTCGCCGCGCTCGGGCTGTTCTGGACCCTGCGGACCGCGCACACCGAGGTGATCGCGTTCAGCGAGCCGGTGCTCGATGCGACCCGGGGTGCACGTCCGGCGTCCGGCGCCGCGACCGGACCGGCGCTCGCACTGTGCCTCATCGCGATGACCGGCCTCGTGGTGCGTGAGCGCTTCGGGCTCAGGGCGCTCGTTCGCCTCCGCAAGCTCGACGCGACGGCCGGCGGGTTGCCGGCGTGGCTCGCGGCGACGATGGGGTTCCTGCGGGAACTCCCCGACTTCGACCGGGCCGGGCGCGAGGTCGAGGCGATGACCGGGTCGGCCGACGACGCGACGGCGCTCCTGGGCAATCTCGTGGCGGCGCAGTTCGCGGAGAACGACGGCACCCCCGAGCTCGCGATCCGGCGGGCGACCCGGGCGTACGAGCTCGCGGTGCGCACCGGCGACGTGTGGGCCGAGGCGATGGTCGGCATGATGCTCGCCCAGCTCGAGTCGCAGAGCGGACGGCCGGAGTCCGCGCTGGTCGGGGCGCGTCGGGCGCGCGAGCAGCTCGAACGCATCGGCGCCGAGCAGGACCTGCACCAGGCCGACTGGACCATAGCCGCCGCGCTGTTGTCGGCCGGTCGCCCGGCGGAGGCGGCGCCGCTGCTGGCAGCGCTGCATGCCGGCCGCCATGATTCGCCCGACGGCGTCGAGATGAGCCGGATCGCGGCCCTGGGAGAGGTCGAGCTCGCCAGGCTGGAGGGCCGGACCGCCGACGCGGAGGCGACGGCGCGGAACCTCGTCGACGAGTTCGGCCGGGCCGGGCTCCGCGGCTCTCCGTGGTTCCTGCTGACGCTCGCGACGTTAGTCGCGGCCGGGGTCCGCGACGGGTGGGAAGACGCCACCGTCGCCGCGTGGGCGGATGCGCTGCGACGGCGGGCGGCCGCGACGCTGCGAGCGGATCCGCAGCTGATCGACAAGCCGATCCTCGGTTCGATCCTCGCCGGGTGGAGCACGTGGGCGGTGGGGCATCCGTCGCTCGCCGATCGCGCGACCGAGCTGTTCACGCTCGCCGAGGCGCTGCATGCCAGGCAGGACCTGCCGGCGCTCGATCTCGACGGCATCGCGTCGGTGGTCGTCGCGGCGGTCGGCGTGGAACGGCTCGACGAGGCCCGGCGACGCACCGCGGCGCGATCCGCCGCCGAACGCGCGGAACGGGCCGCCGACCTCGTCAAGCGGCCCGTCCGCGCGGGCTGACGGCATCCCGCGGATGCCCGGCATCACGCCTTGCGCATGTACGCCTTCACCGTCAGCGGGGCGAACACCGCGACGATCACGGCCGCGCCGACGAGCGACCAGCCCGCGTCGGCGCCGATGCCGGCCCCGTTGACGAGGTCGCGCACGGCGGTGACGAGGTGCGACACCGGGTTGATGTCGGCGAACCAGGCCAGTGGCGCGGGCATCGTCGACGGGTCGACGAACGCGTTCGAGAGGAACGTGAGGGGGAACAGCACGATCATCGAGATGCCCTGCACGCTCGACGCGCTGCGGGCGATGACGCCGAAGAAGGCGAAGATCCACGACAGGCTCCAGGCGCACACGATCACGAGCAGCGACGCCGCGACGACGCCGAGCATCCCGCCCTCGGGGCGCAACCCCATGACGAACCCCATGGTGAAGGTCAGGGTCGTCGCGATCAGGTAGCGCACGGTGTCGGCGAGCAGTGCGCCCGAGAGGGGCGCGATGCGGGCGATCGGCAGGGACCGGAACCGGTCGAACACGCCCTTCTCCATGTCCTCGCGCAACTGCACGCCGGTGACGATCGACGTCGAGATGACGGTCTGCACGAGGATGCCGGGGATGATGACCGGCAGGTAGCTCTGCACGTCCCCGGCGACGGCGCCGCCGAAGATGTAGGTGAACATCACGGTGAAGATGATCGGCTGGAGCGTCACGTCGAACAGCTGCTCGGGGGTGCGCTTGATCTTGAGGAGGCCCCGGTGGGCCATTGTGAGCGTGTGCGCGAGGGTCTCGCGCAGGCCCACCCGGTTCTTCAGGTCCCGCTGTGCGGCCGGGACGATGCCGGTGGCGGCGATGGCGCTCATGCCCGGCTCCCTTCGTATTCGACGGATGCCTCGGGCTCGGCGCCCGACGCGCCGGCGGCGTCGTCGTGGTCGACGCCGTGGCCGGTGAGGGTGAGGAAGACCTCGTCGAGGGTCGGCTTCTGCACGCTCATCTCGGCGAGGTGGATGCCCGCGTCCCTGAGGGTCACGAGCAGGTCGGCGACCCGGTCGGCGTCCTGCATGGGCGCGGTGACGCGCGCGGCCTCGGGCGAAACGGTGGCACCGACGCCCAGCACGCGCTCGATCGCGACGCGGACGTCGTCGATGTCGGCCGGCGACTCGGGTCGCAGGTGCAGTGTCGACGTGCCGACGGACGCCTTGAGCTCGTCTCCGGTTCCCTCGGCGACGACGTGGCCGCGGTCGATCACGGCGATGCGGTCGGCGAGCTG from Agromyces sp. LHK192 includes these protein-coding regions:
- a CDS encoding BTAD domain-containing putative transcriptional regulator encodes the protein MPTAAETVRVRVLGPVRVADADGRLVEPPGARLKALVVALVVLPRHPGGAMSDPVSTAGLIDELWGDEPPRDSRAALQTLVSRLRRIAPSLVVSTAAGYALGASADEVDLLRAEAAATGAATDGGLGGGAGLDAALALWRGDPGADLGEAPVVSVLADRAGAVRDELLEARARARAAAGDHDGALADLEPLLAAHPFDEQLARRHLEWLAASGRGAEAAAAFATFRARLADQYGTDPGPELIAAHARILRDAGSPPAGADPEMPVRIGLRSAPNELIGRGDDLDRVRELLAAHRLVTLLGAGGLGKTRLAQAVAASSTAPAVVVVELASIRTDDDVALALATTLGVRDSGTATRLADGRAPDVRRRIVDELAERPTLLVLDNCEQVIGGAAQWVSELLADAPELRVLTTSRSPLAIGAEHVYPLSPLSSAPSSASPDEVPPDAAPPGGAAHDAAGPAVRLFLERARAVRPTADLPVDAVARLCDRLDGLPLAIELAAARIRSLTVEQIETRLANRFALLDTGDRAAPERQRTLLAVIEWSWALLSPGERRALLRLSWFVDGFDLDAASAVLAPDDALRAVDGLVGQSLLGVREDAAGAVRYRMLETVREFGRMRLAEDAAEQDAVAGAVDSWAVALCRRAVVRLRDRRQLEAMAELVREEDNLVDVMRGAIERRAAPVVFDVFAALGLFWTLRTAHTEVIAFSEPVLDATRGARPASGAATGPALALCLIAMTGLVVRERFGLRALVRLRKLDATAGGLPAWLAATMGFLRELPDFDRAGREVEAMTGSADDATALLGNLVAAQFAENDGTPELAIRRATRAYELAVRTGDVWAEAMVGMMLAQLESQSGRPESALVGARRAREQLERIGAEQDLHQADWTIAAALLSAGRPAEAAPLLAALHAGRHDSPDGVEMSRIAALGEVELARLEGRTADAEATARNLVDEFGRAGLRGSPWFLLTLATLVAAGVRDGWEDATVAAWADALRRRAAATLRADPQLIDKPILGSILAGWSTWAVGHPSLADRATELFTLAEALHARQDLPALDLDGIASVVVAAVGVERLDEARRRTAARSAAERAERAADLVKRPVRAG
- a CDS encoding ABC transporter permease, with translation MSAIAATGIVPAAQRDLKNRVGLRETLAHTLTMAHRGLLKIKRTPEQLFDVTLQPIIFTVMFTYIFGGAVAGDVQSYLPVIIPGILVQTVISTSIVTGVQLREDMEKGVFDRFRSLPIARIAPLSGALLADTVRYLIATTLTFTMGFVMGLRPEGGMLGVVAASLLVIVCAWSLSWIFAFFGVIARSASSVQGISMIVLFPLTFLSNAFVDPSTMPAPLAWFADINPVSHLVTAVRDLVNGAGIGADAGWSLVGAAVIVAVFAPLTVKAYMRKA
- a CDS encoding GNAT family N-acetyltransferase, producing MPRDLEFSTDPERLDRQFVHRMLSEHAYWALGRTRETQDAAIDGSLNIGGYDRATGGQLAYARVVTDGVTFAWLCDVIVDPGARGDGIGVALVDFTLAELDRRGVRRVVLRTGDAHELYRRYGFGPIERPDDWMARTRA